One Nitrospirae bacterium CG2_30_53_67 genomic window carries:
- a CDS encoding cobalamin biosynthesis protein CbiM (catalyzes the ATP-dependent transport of cobalt): MHIPDGYLSPQTYVPLYGASFVFWSVALRKIKQDLSTKQIPYLAMAAAFSFLIMMFNVPIPGGTTGHAVGAGMIAILLGPWTAVIAVSVVLIIQAVVFGDGGITTIGANCFNMAVVMPFISYWVFKAVSGKSKNPSRLFPAAFLSGYAGLSGAAIVTAIEFGIQPLIAHGADGRPLYAPYPLSVALPAMALEHLLLFSVIEGVVTFLLFRYFLKYEPDLVYALSETKV; the protein is encoded by the coding sequence ATGCATATCCCCGACGGTTACTTGAGCCCTCAGACCTATGTCCCACTCTACGGGGCGTCGTTTGTGTTCTGGTCCGTTGCCCTGAGGAAGATCAAGCAGGACCTTTCCACAAAGCAGATTCCGTACCTTGCGATGGCTGCTGCTTTTTCTTTCCTCATCATGATGTTTAATGTCCCCATCCCCGGAGGAACCACGGGCCATGCGGTCGGGGCGGGCATGATCGCCATCCTCCTCGGACCGTGGACGGCGGTCATCGCCGTGTCCGTTGTCCTGATCATTCAGGCCGTGGTCTTCGGTGATGGAGGAATCACCACGATCGGCGCAAACTGCTTCAACATGGCGGTGGTGATGCCGTTTATCTCCTACTGGGTGTTCAAGGCCGTCAGTGGGAAGTCAAAGAATCCATCTCGGTTATTCCCTGCCGCCTTTCTATCCGGGTATGCCGGACTTTCCGGCGCAGCGATTGTGACGGCGATCGAGTTCGGCATCCAACCTTTAATTGCCCACGGCGCCGACGGGAGGCCTCTCTACGCCCCCTATCCGCTGTCGGTTGCCCTTCCTGCTATGGCATTGGAACATCTGCTTTTGTTCAGTGTGATCGAAGGCGTCGTAACCTTTTTGCTGTTCCGGTATTTTCTTAAGTACGAGCCGGATTTGGTTTATGCATTATCGGAGACGAAAGTTTGA
- a CDS encoding nickel-responsive regulator — protein sequence MAVIRFGISLEKPLLERFDRQIRKKGYASRSEAIRDLIRDSLVTEEWESATAETVGTITIVYSHETHELTDTLTDLQHRYFYSIISSMHIHLDEHNCLEVIVVKGKAKDIRAIADKLIGTKGVKHGKLSVTTTGKHLK from the coding sequence ATGGCTGTTATTCGATTCGGCATATCGCTTGAAAAACCGCTGCTTGAACGGTTCGACAGGCAGATCAGAAAAAAAGGCTATGCGAGCCGAAGCGAGGCCATCAGGGACCTGATCAGGGACAGCCTTGTGACGGAGGAATGGGAGTCGGCCACTGCCGAGACCGTCGGAACGATCACCATCGTCTATTCGCATGAGACCCATGAGCTTACAGACACCCTTACGGATCTTCAGCACCGGTATTTTTATTCGATCATTTCTTCCATGCACATCCACCTCGACGAGCACAACTGCCTTGAAGTCATCGTGGTCAAAGGCAAGGCAAAGGATATAAGAGCCATTGCCGACAAATTGATCGGGACCAAGGGGGTGAAGCATGGGAAACTCTCGGTGACCACAACCGGAAAACACCTCAAGTAA